A section of the Triticum dicoccoides isolate Atlit2015 ecotype Zavitan chromosome 7A, WEW_v2.0, whole genome shotgun sequence genome encodes:
- the LOC119334168 gene encoding uncharacterized protein LOC119334168: protein MAEFVLGLTKTAVEGTLIRVKSAIEEERSLRVRVQDDLLFITGEFEMLLSFLSVANTERTSNRVVRTWVRQLRELAFDVEDCVEFVVHLDKPSRWDWVRRLTSSLICMSRPPLPLDEAVTEIKQLRTRLEDVSQRNTRYSLIGAGNDDSSSGSNPGLVAPATAAEAAATAFHILCEVWEATGKKQHDIGQGDLKKLIDCQGSDLQVLSVWGSTGGGAAPDIGPSITHVIRKAYDDPEICQVFKSRAWVKLVHPFNPDEFLESLLTEFFANSHQEKICVVDDLKKDNLMQQVREQRYLIVLDQVSTVEDWEAIRMYLPDSNKGSRIVMSTQRLGIALLCTGEPYQVSEITRCSHSQPRFSRSQPLRAIYNKGSGHRSGIGEFIRQLRSRGVISVWGAGCDESLLIPNLCQGIMDKSRVFDGLKFQHYLEFTVSDDLDLLMEMAAELCIYSNPQDQQHKMKDKFHEMDRSKIIETWCTFLAAYDELYLIVIMGLKSKDNWDLIKKNLLFEPTKCCVVVLTEDEILARHCVDYEYRTHRLEDIQQDYQQNCGQGGKRREEENWKLVRREDDMNRIGNCLARHGVISVWGIAGVGKSALVRNWTSVGVYFWIFILMIFKPKKLHLLSTHDWDLIKPLFMSQHSESHIILITNEERVATHCTYNTDGMVNVKCLEADAAIELFKRGGGWGGMCCEQNGTCAGGLRGSAIEVGSMLSTTVPTAAVISP, encoded by the exons ATGGCGGAGTTCGTGCTTGGATTGACCAAGACGGCGGTGGAGGGGACGCTGATCAGGGTGAAGTCGGCGATTGAGGAGGAGAGAAGCCTGAGGGTGCGTGTGCAGGACGACTTGCTGTTCATCACGGGGGAGTTCGAGATGCTGCTGTCATTCCTCAGCGTGGCCAACACGGAGCGCACCAGCAATCGAGTGGTGCGCACCTGGGTGAGACAGCTTCGCGAGCTGGCCTTCGATGTCGAAGATTGCGTCGAGTTTGTTGTCCATCTCGACAAGCCGTCGCGGTGGGACTGGGTGCGGCGCCTCACCTCATCCCTCATCTGTATGTCAAGGCCGCCGTTGCCACTTGACGAGGCGGTCACCGAGATAAAGCAGCTCAGGACCAGGCTGGAGGATGTAAGCCAAAGGAACACCCGCTACAGCCTCATCGGCGCAGGCAACGACGACTCTTCCTCTGGCTCCAATCCCGGCCTTGTCGCGCCGGCCACTGCTGCTGAGGCAGCAGCAACAGCATTCCACATCCTCTGCGAGGTGTGGGAGGCCACAGGGAAGAAGCAACACGACATCGGCCAAGGTGACTTGAAGAAACTGATCGACTGTCAAGGCAGTGACCTTCAAGTGCTCTCGGTGTGGGGAAGTACAGGAGGAGGAGCCGCACCTGATATTGGGCCGTCGATAACTCATGTTATCAGGAAGGCGTACGATGATCCAGAAATCTGTCAAGTATTCAAAAGTCGCGCCTGGGTGAAGCTGGTGCATCCTTTTAACCCTGATGAGTTTCTCGAGAGCTTGCTCACTGAGTTCTTCGCCAACTCTCACCAAGAAAAAATATGTGTTGTCGATGATCTCAAGAAGGACAACCTCATGCAGCAAGTAAGGGAGCAGAGGTATCTCATCGTTCTAGATCAAGTATCCACTGTGGAAGATTGGGAGGCCATAAGAATGTACCTGCCGGACAGTAATAAGGGCAGCCGGATCGTCATGTCCACGCAGAGGTTAGGTATTGCCCTTTTGTGCACGGGGGAGCCCTACCAAGTATCCGAGATTACACGCTGCTCACATTCTCAGCCGCGCTTCTCACGTTCTCAGCCACTTCGTGCCATTTATAACAAG GGCTCTGGTCACCGCAGTGGTATTGGTGAATTTATTCGACAGTTAAGATCCCGTGGTGTTATCTCCGTGTGGGGGGCTGGTTGTGATGAATCACTTCTCATCCCTAATTTGTGCCAAGGCATAATGGATAAGTCCAGAGTATTTGACGGACTAAAATTTCAGCACTACTTGGAATTCACTGTATCTGATGACCTTGATTTGTTGATGGAGATGGCTGCAGAATTATGTATATATTCTAATCCACAAGATCAACAGCACAAGATGAAAGACAAATTCCATGAGATGGACagatcaaagatcattgaaacttggTGTACATTTCTGGCTGCATACGATGAGTTGTACCTCATCGTTATTATGGGTCTCAAATCCAAGGATAACTGGGACTTGATTAAAAAAAATCTCTTATTCGAGCCTACTAAATGTTGTGTCGTCGTTCTTACAGAAGATGAAATTCTGGCCAGACACTGTGTAGATTATGAATATCGAACCCACAGGTTGGAAGATATTCAG CAGGATTATCAACAAAATTGTGGACAAGGGGGtaaaagaagagaagaggaaaatTGGAAGCTTGTTAGGCGTGAAGATGATATGAATCGCATTGGCAATTGCTTAGCCAGACATGGTGTGATCTCTGTGTGGGGGATTGCTGGTGTTGGGAAATCAGCTCTTGTCAGAAACTG GACTTCTGTCGGCGTCtacttttggatttttattctgatGATCTTCAAGCCAAAGAAACTGCACTTGTTG TCCACACACGACTGGGATTTGATAAAACCATTGTTCATGTCCCAACATTCTGAAAGTCATATCATTCTCATAACAAATGAAGAAAGAGTTGCCACGCATTGCACATATAACACAGATGGTATGGTCAACGTTAAATGCCTAGAAGCTGACGCAGCCATTGAACTCTTCaag